ATCGCAAAGAATCAGTTTGACTTCAACGACTTCTTGGATCAGATAAATCAGATCAAGAAGATGGGTAACATCAAGGATCTCATGGCCATGATCCCCGGTGTCGGTAAGGCGATAAAGGATCTTGATATCGATGACAATGCGTTCAAGAGCATAGAGGCGATCATCTTCTCCATGACTCCCGAAGAGCGAACCAATCCTGCCATCATCAATGGCTCACGTCGTAAACGTATCGCCGATGGCAGTGGTACCAAGGTGCAGGATGTCAATCAACTCCTCAAACAGTTCGAGCAGACTCGTAAGGTCATGAAGCTGATGAGTGGAGGAGGAATGAAAAATCTTGCAAAGAACTTCAGACGCTAAACCTTTCGGCGGATAGCTGTGTTTTACCATCAAATCAGTTTATAACCACAATAATTGCTACCATATACTATGGAATCAAACAACCATACTTATCAACTACTTGATGGAAAGAAAACATCCGGTGAACTTAAACAAGAAATAGCTCAGGAAGTAAAAGAGATCGTGAGTCTCGGATATAAAGCTCCTCATCTGGCAGCTATCCTTGTCGGACATGATGGCGGAAGCGAGACTTATGTAGCTTCCAAGATGAAGACTTGTGAGGAGCTTGGATTTAAGTCAAGTCTGATCAGATACGAACCGGATGTCACTCAGGAGGAACTTCTTAGAGAAATCGATAAGATGAACAAGGATGAAGACCTTGATGGATTTATCATCCAGCTACCTCTCCCAAAACATATCGATGAGCAAAAGATCATTGAATCGGTCGACCCGACCAAGGATGTTGATGGTTTTCATCCGATAAATGTCGGGAAAACAAGCATCGGTCTACCTTCTTTTGTTTCTGCTACTCCTGCAGGGATTCTGGAACTCCTCAAGAGATACAATATAGAGACGAAAGGTAAGAGATGTGTCATCCTCGGACGTAGCAACATCGTTGGAAAACCTATGGCACAACTCATGATGCTCAAGCAGTATCCCGGAGATGCTACCGTGACGGTCTGCCATAGTGGCACAAAGGATCTCAAAGAGATCACTCGTGAGGCCGATATCATTATCGCAGCTATGGGCTCTCCCAAGTTTGTCACTGCAGATATGGTGAAGCAGGGGGCAGTCATCGTTGATGTAGGTACGACGAGAGTGAAGGATGACACGACGAAG
This is a stretch of genomic DNA from Porphyromonas cangingivalis. It encodes these proteins:
- the folD gene encoding bifunctional methylenetetrahydrofolate dehydrogenase/methenyltetrahydrofolate cyclohydrolase FolD produces the protein MESNNHTYQLLDGKKTSGELKQEIAQEVKEIVSLGYKAPHLAAILVGHDGGSETYVASKMKTCEELGFKSSLIRYEPDVTQEELLREIDKMNKDEDLDGFIIQLPLPKHIDEQKIIESVDPTKDVDGFHPINVGKTSIGLPSFVSATPAGILELLKRYNIETKGKRCVILGRSNIVGKPMAQLMMLKQYPGDATVTVCHSGTKDLKEITREADIIIAAMGSPKFVTADMVKQGAVIVDVGTTRVKDDTTKSGFKLTGDVDFENVAPKCSYITPVPGGVGPMTIISLMRNTLISARQRRGLAPKH